The DNA region GTCATATTGTAGGTGGAAAGAACCAACCTTGAGTGGATGGGAGAATCAGTTCATTTTCATTTATGGCACTGGTGCAAAACAGCTACAATTCCCTCAGACCCAGAAATTGACATTTTTCAACAGTGTGATAGATGATCTGATGGATATTTGTACCTGAAACGTCACAGACACATCCTGAGAAGACTAAAGactcattttacattttataaaaaggaTACAATTGTTGCCCTTTAAATTGTATCTTCATTTTGTTGACTCATGACAATGCAGAATTCAGTGTCAGAATTTAGACTATTATACTGGACTATTGGTCAGTTTTTTAAAGTTGATAACTACAAATTTGGGTAAAACATAATCCCCATTTTTACCCTGCTGTTTAATCCTAAAGTAGTTATGAAACAACTGAACAAcgaaaatatgtaatatttatggtaatgcatttttattttcagttgtagCCTTCAGAATTAGATACAAGTTCTGTGGATTCAAAATCATAGCATGATTTTGTGGATTTCCATGGATTCAAAATCATAGCAATGCTTATGAAAAGTTTTTTGAATCTGGAGTTTTCAAAAAAGAACTGGGTTGCTGGAAATCACTCAGAATGTACTCCTATATTTCAGAATTTTCcataaatttttcttttttttgtagggATTTCTTCatggcattttatttaaaaatccctGATGCAAACATCTCAACTGGAATCCTTGAGGAGACCAGAAAGTTTCAAAGTTCTGTCAACATTTGGTATCAAATTGTTTTCAAAGTCCCAAACTCTTTTGTCTACGAAAAGTTCCTCTTTGGTCAGATGCCCCTGCAGCGGGACTCTCACATGCACAATCCTACATACATTAAATGGAACATGGTAACTCCCTCCAAAGTTCTTCAAGGAGGAATGCACTGATGTCTGCTCCACTTTCCTTGGGTTGACAATCATTTTTGTGGGATTGTAAACATTCTTACGTTCAGGTTCTCTGTAAATGTGCTCCATGATATTGATTCCAGAAATATTTTTCCATTCTTCTCGCTTGAACTTCCCGCTGTCCTCAAACTGTGTTTTGGGGAATATGTGGTTCTCAATGAGGAACACTCCATTACTAGGATCAGCAGACTGGAGGTCCTCCATAAGAGACTgtaaatttgagtatttgtatggCATGATGATCTCATCGATGTCATTCAGAAGAACATATCTGGATTGATACATGTGCCTGTAGATGCACTCGTTTAGTGTTACTAACTGACCATAATAATGGAGATCGCCTTTGTGTTCCTGAAAATTCCAGCCTGGGGAGGGATTCAAAAACTTGTCAATAGGCCATGAAACAATCTCCAGAAACCCTTCTGATTCATAATGTTTTAGAAGCTTCTTCAAGTCTGCACCACAGCTGGTATTATAGATGACCACATGCTGTACACCCAGAAGTTTGTACATCTCCATAGTTTGAGCAAACTGCAGTACGTTGTTGTAGCTTCCAAACAGGTTGGAGATGCAAACAGTGAAGTTATACTTGAAATTGTCTGTtaccaaattattattaatcGGCAAATACTCCATATTAATGTTgtataaatgttttgttggatGAGTTGTTATGAGAACATGTGATGCACTTTGCATGTTCTTGCCTTTACAAATCACATCTGAGACATGAAAAGGAAAGCCAAAATGGTCGGTGTGTATCTGGACCTCAGTCTCAACAGTTTTGCAGTCATGTTCGGTGGTACAGTAAACACAGTAAAGGGGCTGCAGATTGTTTCTTTTTATTATGCTGATGACTCGAATGGCCCCGTCCAGTCTGTGGTCAATAAACGCAGACACCATGAAATGCTCAGAGTCTTTGATAGGCGTTATTGAATATGAAGCCTCTTGGATTTTGATTGTACTATTTGTCAGATGAGTTTTTATCGTTTGATTGTCCTTGTGTTTCAAAATCAATGTGCCGATGATGGTGGCCATAAATGATAGTAGAAGAAGCActataaatttgttttctttttccatCTGTCACTCAGCTTCTGTGAAGTAAAGCAAAAAATActtataaaacacacaaaacacaaacttACTGGAAACCAATGACATAAAACATCTTTAACTTTAACAAAATTTAAGTTATTGGATTTaaccataaataaaaaagtttttaaacacaacaatactaataataacaactaacCACTCTAATGAAATGAAAGTATGCATTAGGTCTGGTCTTGTACTTTCAACAACAGGTAAATGCAACATGATTTTACAGTAATGACATCACTCTCATTTGAGTTAAGTGA from Danio rerio strain Tuebingen ecotype United States chromosome 8, GRCz12tu, whole genome shotgun sequence includes:
- the si:dkey-56i24.1 gene encoding glycosyltransferase family 92 protein isoform X1 codes for the protein MEKENKFIVLLLLSFMATIIGTLILKHKDNQTIKTHLTNSTIKIQEASYSITPIKDSEHFMVSAFIDHRLDGAIRVISIIKRNNLQPLYCVYCTTEHDCKTVETEVQIHTDHFGFPFHVSDVICKGKNMQSASHVLITTHPTKHLYNINMEYLPINNNLVTDNFKYNFTVCISNLFGSYNNVLQFAQTMEMYKLLGVQHVVIYNTSCGADLKKLLKHYESEGFLEIVSWPIDKFLNPSPGWNFQEHKGDLHYYGQLVTLNECIYRHMYQSRYVLLNDIDEIIMPYKYSNLQSLMEDLQSADPSNGVFLIENHIFPKTQFEDSGKFKREEWKNISGINIMEHIYREPERKNVYNPTKMIVNPRKVEQTSVHSSLKNFGGSYHVPFNVCRIVHVRVPLQGHLTKEELFVDKRVWDFENNLIPNVDRTLKLSGLLKDSS